One window from the genome of Periophthalmus magnuspinnatus isolate fPerMag1 chromosome 18, fPerMag1.2.pri, whole genome shotgun sequence encodes:
- the LOC117386674 gene encoding butyrophilin subfamily 2 member A1-like, which yields MRKQIFSLDVLQFSVFLLQVHFCWSQNTLVVPSQPIIAPVGSDVTLPCQLDPVKDLRDMVVEWSRHDLMPRYIHIRRDGRDFLRDQNSLYLGRTSVSESRLQQGDMSLSLTRVRVSDRGKYRCYIPQTDTEAEVTLLVVSVAPPSISLIKERSGSPVLRCESRGWYPEPELEWLDSEGTVLLRTEAQRGASEELFSVSSRLSVEQRLGNTFTCRVRQQESGQSREAQLSITDNFLESSPISPWSWILLCLSLVLFLAAVAVLVESKCKTKRKKSDSKSIELGEKEERESMMKEERESMMKDEEITNILKQKIETELLYINDVINRLTVEKDVSMKLKEEPLEAIHNLKSLIETEKKKWWVNGRMALHCSFGLGLAGFHGEKGPGCRAPTPGLAPGGPYNASPVDVTGLVVLLLMWGF from the exons ATGAGGAAACAG atTTTCAGTCTGGATGTGCTGCAGTTTTCTGTCTTCTTACTGCAGGTTCACTTTTGCTGGA GTCAGAACACACTGGTCGTTCCCTCTCAGCCAATCATAGCGCCCGTTGGCAGTGATGTCACTCTGCCCTGTCAGTTGGACCCTGTTAAAGACCTCAGGGACATGGTGGTGGAGTGGTCACGGCACGACCTGATGCCGCGCTACATCCACATCCGCCGGGACGGTCGGGACTTCCTCAGGGACCAGAACTCCCTGTACCTGGGCCGCACCTCTGTGTCCGAGAGCCGACTGCAGCAGGGGGACATGTCCCTGAGTCTGACCAGAGTCAGAGTCAGTGACAGGGGCAAGTACAGATGTTACATCCCCCAGACTGATACTGAAGCAGAGGTCACTCTACTGGTCG tgTCCGTGGCCCCTCCCTCGATTAGCCTGATCAAAGAGCGCTCGGGGTCTCCCGTGCTGAGGTGTGAGTCCAGGGGCTGGTACCCGGAGCCGGAGCTGGAGTGGCTGGACTCAGAGGGGACGGTTCTGCTCAGGACTGAGGCTCAGAGAGGAGCGAGCGAGGAGCTGTTCAGTGTGAGCAGCAGACTGAGTGTGGAGCAGAGGCTCGGCAACACGTTCACCTGCAGAGTGAGACAACAGGAGAGCGGCCAGAGCAGAGAGGCCCAGCTCAGCATCACAG ATAATTTCCTGGAGTCTTCTCCCATCAGCCCTTGGTCCTGGATCCTCTTGTGTTTGAGTTTGGTTCTGTTTCTTGCAGCAGTTGCTGTTTTGGTCGAGTCAAAgtgtaaaactaaaa GAAAGAAATCTGACAGTAAAAGCATTGAACTTGGAGAAAAAGAAGAACGAGAGAGTATgatgaaagaagaaagagagagtatgATGAAAGACGAAGAGATTACAAATATACTGAAGCAGAAGATTGAGACTGAGCTGCTTTATATCAATGATGTGATTAACAGACTGACTGTGGAAAAAGATGTATCAATGAAACTCAAGGAGGAACCTCTGGAAGCGATTCATAATCTGAAGAGTTTaatagagacagagaaaaaaaa gtggtgggtcaaCGGGAGGATGGCCCTACATTGCTCCTTTGGGCTGGGCCTGGCCGGGTTCCATGGGGAAAAGGGCCCCGgatgccgagcacccaccccaggcctggctccagggggGCCCTATAACGCCAGTCCGGTCgatgtaactggccttgttgtaTTACTCCTCAtgtggggcttctga
- the LOC117386675 gene encoding selection and upkeep of intraepithelial T-cells protein 6-like has translation MRKQIFSLDVLQFSVFLLQTHFCWSQNTLVVPSQPIIAPVGSDVTLPCQLDPVKDLRDMVVEWSRHNLTPRYIHIRRDGLDLLMDQNSLYLGRTSVSESRLQQGDMSLSLNQVRLSDRGTYRCYIPQIDTKAEVTLLVVSVAPPSMSLIKERSGSPVLRCESRGWYPEPELEWLDSEGTVLLRTEAQRGASEELFSVSSRLSVEQRLGNTFTCRVRQQESGQSREAQLSITGKKSDSKSTELGEKEERESIMKKEEIINLLKQQDETQRLHLKESVPELKENLEKTETVLRYINDVIKTLTVAKNFLMKLKEDSHKTIDKMNSLIDAQRKRWFQQNTEALETEKMFFVETVELLDNQIKTLEEVISVSLQRKGQFEAERQQMEKQKKRQETKTQQETREEEEKVNVQVNVQVNAHDQPQ, from the exons ATGAGGAAACAG ATTTTCAGTCTGGATGTGCTGCAGTTTTCTGTCTTCTTACTGCAGACTCACTTTTGCTGGA GTCAGAACACACTGGTCGTTCCCTCTCAGCCAATCATAGCGCCCGTTGGCAGTGATGTCACTCTGCCCTGTCAGTTGGACCCTGTTAAAGACCTCAGGGACATGGTGGTGGAGTGGTCACGGCACAACCTGACGCCGCGTTACATCCACATCCGCCGGGACGGTCTGGACCTCCTCATGGACCAGAACTCCCTGTACCTGGGCCGCACCTCTGTGTCCGAGAGCCGACTGCAGCAGGGGGACATGTCCCTGAGTCTGAACCAAGTCAGACTCAGTGACAGGGGCACGTACAGATGTTACATCCCCCAGATTGATACCAAAGCGGAGGTCACTCTACTGGTCG TGTCCGTGGCCCCTCCCTCGATGAGCCTGATCAAAGAGCGCTCGGGGTCTCCCGTGCTGAGGTGTGAGTCCAGGGGCTGGTACCCGGAGCCGGAGCTGGAGTGGCTGGACTCAGAGGGGACGGTTCTGCTCAGGACTGAGGCTCAGAGAGGAGCGAGCGAGGAGCTGTTCAGTGTGAGCAGCAGACTGAGTGTGGAGCAGAGGCTCGGCAACACGTTCACCTGCAGAGTGAGACAACAGGAGAGCGGCCAGAGCAGAGAGGCCCAGCTCAGCATCACAG GAAAGAAATCTGACAGTAAAAGCACTGAACttggagaaaaagaagaaagagagagtataATGAAGAAAGAAGAGATTATAAATCTACTGAAGCAACAAGACGAGACACAGAGACTTCACCTGAAGGAGTCTGTGCCAGAGCTCAAGGAAAATCTGGAGAAGACTGAGACTGTGCTGCGTTATATCAATGATGTGATCAAAACACTGACTGTGGCAAAGAATTTCTTAATGAAACTCAAGGAGGATTCTCACAAAACAATTGATAAAATGAACAGTTTAATAGATGCACAGAGAAAAAGGTGGTTTCAACAGAACACTGAAGCCCTGGAGACagaaaagatgttttttgtggAAACAGTTGAACTACTTGATAATCAAATAAAGACATTAGAGGAGGTGATTTCAGTGTCATTACAGAGAAAAGGACAGTTTGAGGCAGAACGTCAGCAGATGGAAAAACAGAAGAAGCGTCAGGAAACAAAGACAcagcaggagacaagagaagaagaagaaaaggtgAATGTTCAGGTGAATGTTCAGGTGAACGCTCATGATCAGCCTCAATGA